Genomic window (Salvelinus fontinalis isolate EN_2023a chromosome 3, ASM2944872v1, whole genome shotgun sequence):
GTTTCTACCGGATGCATGGAGTGCGTtaaaaagggggaaaaaagtgATTAAGCTATCGGCAACAATTACTACCTTGAATTGAAATGCTTTAATTATCCAGCAGAAAATGCAATCTGTGTATTAGCTCTATTCATGCCAATATTGAATCCAGTGGCATGGGGTTGGAATGATTTATTTTGGTATACAGGGGATGACCTGGTTTATAGAACTTCAAAACCATGGACTTTTGAAAAGAAGCCACAACAAAAATCAATTGTGTACAAGATTCATGTGCAAATTTTGTAAGTCACGTACCAGAGACAAAGAACAGTTTGAGACCAACTGCAACATTGACAAAAGGAGTCCTTTTTGATcaaactcaaaatacaaaaatgtacCAGATGCATTATCATGCAAAGTCACACGGAATGTCTTATCAAAAAGCTACGATTTTAGCATGAATGCATTGTGTAACATAAGAAACAATCCTACATGGAGATGTATAACTGTCAACATGGTAGAGGCAGGAATAAAAGCATAGTAGTTGACATACACGTAAAAGAAACCAGCAATGAAAGTGTGCACGAGAGAGGAAATGCAATCATGTTTTGCTGAATCGGAAGTGCAATAATTGTGAGATTTCAAAAGGTGAAAAAGAATGACTAAAGGACAGATTCAACCAAACCTGTCAGGGCAATGTTCATGTACTATCTTTGTTTGTATAGCCTTCACACATCTACATCTTATTCTGAAGTATCTATGTTCCATTGCCAAAATGATTGTTCTTTTATTTGAGCAAAGGAAACAGGTGTGATTTAAATGAAAAACAACCCTTATTAAACAACTTGGTTTTAGCTAGATTAAATTTGTACCAACATTTTGGGCCAAATCCTGACTTGAGATCTACATGCTTTCCACAATGTTGCGGAAGTCAAGTTAGGAATCACCCTGGAGTGACTACAAACATTCTGACATACACACAAAACCAAATCTAACTTACTGCAGGTCAGGACAAAAATAATTCCAACTACCTTCTTAGGGTTTGAGGGATGTAGTTGTGAAAAGACAAATGTTTAAATCCATACAATACATTCTTCACAGTCCCAAGGTTAAATCTGGCCAGTATCTAGGGTTGATGAAATTGGGGGTAAAGGCATATATTATCAATTAGGAATCTAAAATGGCATACTGCATAATAAAACACACCAAGTATGAGGTAAGTGCCTGTAAAATAACCTTTTGAGAGGAAATGATGATCAGTGCATATGTGATTAGAAACCATAGGGTTACCTGATGGAGGGTTACTGAGAATGCCGGTTGAAAACCATCTGAAAGATGGCCATTAAAAAAAGGCCACCTGAACCATGATTGTCAAAATTATGTGCAATACCCAATATTTTCTTTGCTTGGATAGTGTGTTTTCATACGAAACAAAACATGAGCAACGACTGCCTCTATTACGACTGCCTCTATTTGACCCAAGGCAAAACAATCTTAGCTTAAGAGACATAGATAATAGCGGAAAATTATATCTCACACACATCTAGGGCTATTGTCCCTGGGTTTGCATAATAGTAGACGATTACATTCAATACAGATGGCTAGAGGGATTCATTCAGTGATCCTATAGGTATGTACCATTCACTGCTGAACAAGAAACAACTGGGGTCTCTTTGACCCCTCTAGTCCTGGACGAGAGGAAGCTATGTCCTGGACTTTTAAATTAAATCACTAAGGTTGCTCCAACAAGACTTTACCAAGAATGTGGCATCTGCAAGCAAAAAGCACAACAACTGGGGCATCCATCAACACTGCTGCCATTCCACCTTCCAGACAGTATGTCGTGAGAGCACGTTCAAATGTCTGACATCTTAAAAGTCAAAATGGCAGCATCCAACATGGCTCTTTGACACATACATTCATAGCTTCCTCTAGaatgagggggaggaaggggaggtggAGGGAATCAGGGGGCGTCATTCACCTGTTCAGTTCTCAAGCCCTAGATATGGTCCTTTTTCAAAATCATAGGAGCAAATATTCTCTGCGTGACTGAAATAATCTAAATATACATGAAAGCATTTTTGGCAGAGTGGTCTTTTTGGAGGTAGTGGCTAAAGAAGAGGACCCAGTGAGAGAGGATGGCAGTGTGTATAGGGAAGGGGGCTGAGCTTTATGTGGGGGCTTGGATGTGCTCCTGAGACGTAGTCCTATAAGAGGCACTTCTGTGGTACTGTGTGCTCTGGGGAAGGGAGAGCTCCACCtccacactcctctcctcccctccctcagcAACTGAAGATGCATAGGGAGTTGGGTGCAGCGTCACTGGCTGCTGTGACAGACCTGGTTGGGGCACTGTAGACAAGTCCTCCCCTTCGCCCCAAAACGACCTGGGGGGAACATCTGCAGAGACCAAACAGACATCAAatcaaaaaaatgtaattgtatttgtcacatgcgccaaatacaacaggtataggtagaccttacagtgaaatgcttacattaCTCAACAGAAAGGATTTGCATCCACAAAGAGGAGCTCAAACTTGAACGTGTCGGTGTCTGAAAGTCTGCGAGCTCACGGTTTAGAATTCATGTCTGTCAGTTCACAGTATGTCTGAGGTCACTGTTagataacaggtctgtgagatcACTTTCCAAACATATCTCTGTGAGCTCACTGTTGACATGCATGCCACTAAGGTCTGTCAGACAGTCTGTAGCTGATCTCTCACCGGTGCTGTAGTGTTGTTCTGGGGGCCAGAGGGCTTTGCTCAGCCTCTTGGTGAGGAAGACTGAGGAGTTGTGGCTGGTGAGGAAGACTGAGGAGTCCTGGTTGTTGATGAGGCTCTCCAGGGCTGTGTCCTCATGCTGGCCTCGCTGCTCCCCATAGGGCTCCTTGGGAAGGTGGGCTATGATGCCAGAGAGACCCTTGTCCAGGGGGTCATCCTCGGCCAGGCAGGCATAGTACTCCCGGGTCCGAGAGTACATGTTAGCGTTGTCGTAGCAGTCCGAGCAGATGACCAGCGGCCCTGCACCACCTGTTGAGGACAATCTATTTCATCAAACTCTTGCGCTATAACAAACCCCACTATCTGATGGAGACATAGACCTTTCAACAAAGCCTTTCAACAAAGTGTGATGAAAAAGACATTGTTCATCTGTGCATTTAAGAGGATACATACAAGAGATTAATAAGTTGTTTGTTGGTTCTCATAACTAAACCGACCTGTCGACACCCCAGCCAGTCCCTCGCAGGGCTGCCCAGGATGGAAGCTGCTTTGTCCCGTGAACAGAGAGCCCACACGGCAGTGCAGCATCCCGTTGGCCTCGGTGTCCACCTCGCTGCCTGTGTCACTGGAGCACACACCTGGACAACACACAAACAGGATGGTGACTCACTCAACCTTCTTTTCACTGGTCAGGTGCAATAGTTGACCTGTCATTTAAAATTCAGAACAAGTTCAAGTTAGTTGGGAACAGATCTATGAACTGATATATAAAAACAATAATTGACATCAATCCATTCATTTCCAGCCATTACATTAAATACTTGCTAAAAAGAAGAATGCTCAATATATATGAGTCATTGAACAAGTCAGCCTTGTGCAGACTCTGCCACGAGGAAACAGAATCAATAGATAATCTTTTCTGTCCATCGGTGGTTCGCTTTTGGAGTCAGGTCCAGGAATAGTTGTAACGTCATAATGTCAGAGTTCAGATGGACCTGCAAACTGTATTGTTAGGGGATCTGAAAAACCACGATCAGTCAATGGGAAATATCGTTATACTCTTGGGTAAAGTATTGATTTTTAGGTCAATATTAGTAGAAAGAGGAAATTAGGAATACATGCATATTTAACTACATTAAGTAATGTccgttagtttactccaatcagggtagggatggtaggattgggcgaaaaaaaaaaaaagtatataattTTTTAATCATCACAAAAATAAAGGGGGATTAGAAATGATGCAAACAATTAAATTGATAACCCAAAAtccatctgcaatattaaagctgatctaccccctaaaaaaaaatatcagaataacAGTCGGACTGAGTACAAAAACAGATGGGCCTCAGATGAAGGAGACAGATGGTGAATCTGGGAAGTAAGTATAGTTAAAGTTACCGTCAGTTCCCTTGTGGACGTAGCCAGTTCCCTTGTGGACGTAGCCGTTGGACAGTGGTGGCAAGAGCTGCTGGTGGCTCCCTGCTTCAGAGTTGCTGTATCCCTCCTGAGGCTCAGACAGCGTTCCCTGAGAGGACAGGTAGCTGGGGATGTCTACCGGCAGGTTCATCTCATCTGAGTTGGTGATGCTGTAGTCCTCGCTCTTCCTTCGCATGTGGTAGATGACGATGACCCAGACTAGCGAGGTGCCCACCACGCAGCAGACTACCACGATCACAACGATGCCCACCGTGTTCCAGCTATCCTGGTCGTAGCCGCCCGCAGTGTCACAGTTGGGAGAGGGTAACACGCTGAGGTAGATGTGGCCGCGCTCCGTGCCCAGCGTGTTGGACATGATGCACGTGTACTTCCCTGTGTCCGCCCACCCCGCGTCCACGATGATGAGGAGCTGGTTGGCGGCGGCGAAGAAGTGTCGCTCGGTGAGGACCAGGGGCCCGTCATCCTTGGTCCAGTTGAGGCGGGGTGCTGGGCTTCCGCCTGCGATACACTGGAGCACTGCCGTCTCCCCACGAGCTACCGCCCTGTCCTTCAGGGGACGCATGAAGGACGGAGTTTCTGGGAGGAGCGAGATTTACATTTAACATACAGTAGTTCACATTCAATGATCATTTATCAAATTATAAACAGATGTGATTCATAAAGAAACTCTAAGGTCAGTAAACTATGCCGGGCAGGTAAGAATAAAGCTCACCTAGCACAGTGAGTGTAGCGTTGGCAGAAAGGCTCCCTGCAGCGTTCTGGGCTGTGCAGCTGTACACCCCCATATCCTCCGTCTTTACATTGGCAATGAAGAAGATGTCATCGTCTGGCATGACGTGCATCCTTCTCTCCCGGGCAGCAGGGAAGTCTGTGCCCCCGTCTTTCTGCCAGGCGATCTGGGGGGATGGGTGACCCTCGGCAGCACACTCCAGCCTGGCCATGGTGCCCGTGCGGATGGTCAGGTCCATCGGAGTCTTCAGAAAGGATGGCAGCTCTGAGGGAGAGGGAAAACCAAAAAAAAGAAGTTAAGAAAGGGATGAAGACAGCTTTCAATAGATGTCTATCGAAACAACCATGCAAGCTCGAACGTCAACAGCTAAATACCAAGGAACAAGTCAGATATTAGTCAGTAAAAACTCTTTAGGAGAGAAAACCAAAAGTCTA
Coding sequences:
- the LOC129850655 gene encoding leucine-rich repeats and immunoglobulin-like domains protein 2 isoform X2 yields the protein MNHNDLTTVPYLGEVTPNITTLSLVHNRISELWMHQLHPYISLETLDLSSNSISEIKAGAFPLMQLKYLNLSNNKISVLEPGCFDNISSSLLVLKLNRNRITLLPYKVFRLPQLQFLELKRNKIKMVDSLTFKGMDLLKSLKMQRNGITKLMDGAFFGLNNMEELELEHNNLTEVNKGWLYGLHMLHVLRVNQNTISIIRPDAWEFCQKLEELDLSFNHLTRLEETAFIGLGLLENLNLGENTISHLGEGVFSSLANLRSLDIRNNEISWAIEDSIGVFVGMKKLNTLILQRNKIKSITKEAFESLEELEHLDLSKNGIMSIHPDSLSHMNLKVFFLNTSSLLCDCQLQWLGPWLTDNRFLQSVSAMCAHPASLLGRNVLSVSLEELVCDDFPKPRITDHPETATALRGTNVTLSCLASSSSDSPMATAWRKDGEVLYDAEVQNYARYQEGKLFYTTVLHLLNVNFTDEGRYQCVVSNHFGSNYSNRAKLTVNELPSFLKTPMDLTIRTGTMARLECAAEGHPSPQIAWQKDGGTDFPAARERRMHVMPDDDIFFIANVKTEDMGVYSCTAQNAAGSLSANATLTVLETPSFMRPLKDRAVARGETAVLQCIAGGSPAPRLNWTKDDGPLVLTERHFFAAANQLLIIVDAGWADTGKYTCIMSNTLGTERGHIYLSVLPSPNCDTAGGYDQDSWNTVGIVVIVVVCCVVGTSLVWVIVIYHMRRKSEDYSITNSDEMNLPVDIPSYLSSQGTLSEPQEGYSNSEAGSHQQLLPPLSNGYVHKGTGYVHKGTDGVCSSDTGSEVDTEANGMLHCRVGSLFTGQSSFHPGQPCEGLAGVSTGGAGPLVICSDCYDNANMYSRTREYYACLAEDDPLDKGLSGIIAHLPKEPYGEQRGQHEDTALESLINNQDSSVFLTSHNSSVFLTKRLSKALWPPEQHYSTDVPPRSFWGEGEDLSTVPQPGLSQQPVTLHPTPYASSVAEGGEERSVEVELSLPQSTQYHRSASYRTTSQEHIQAPT
- the LOC129850655 gene encoding leucine-rich repeats and immunoglobulin-like domains protein 2 isoform X3, with product MHQLHPYISLETLDLSSNSISEIKAGAFPLMQLKYLNLSNNKISVLEPGCFDNISSSLLVLKLNRNRITLLPYKVFRLPQLQFLELKRNKIKMVDSLTFKGMDLLKSLKMQRNGITKLMDGAFFGLNNMEELELEHNNLTEVNKGWLYGLHMLHVLRVNQNTISIIRPDAWEFCQKLEELDLSFNHLTRLEETAFIGLGLLENLNLGENTISHLGEGVFSSLANLRSLDIRNNEISWAIEDSIGVFVGMKKLNTLILQRNKIKSITKEAFESLEELEHLDLSKNGIMSIHPDSLSHMNLKVFFLNTSSLLCDCQLQWLGPWLTDNRFLQSVSAMCAHPASLLGRNVLSVSLEELVCDDFPKPRITDHPETATALRGTNVTLSCLASSSSDSPMATAWRKDGEVLYDAEVQNYARYQEGKLFYTTVLHLLNVNFTDEGRYQCVVSNHFGSNYSNRAKLTVNELPSFLKTPMDLTIRTGTMARLECAAEGHPSPQIAWQKDGGTDFPAARERRMHVMPDDDIFFIANVKTEDMGVYSCTAQNAAGSLSANATLTVLETPSFMRPLKDRAVARGETAVLQCIAGGSPAPRLNWTKDDGPLVLTERHFFAAANQLLIIVDAGWADTGKYTCIMSNTLGTERGHIYLSVLPSPNCDTAGGYDQDSWNTVGIVVIVVVCCVVGTSLVWVIVIYHMRRKSEDYSITNSDEMNLPVDIPSYLSSQGTLSEPQEGYSNSEAGSHQQLLPPLSNGYVHKGTGYVHKGTDGVCSSDTGSEVDTEANGMLHCRVGSLFTGQSSFHPGQPCEGLAGVSTGGAGPLVICSDCYDNANMYSRTREYYACLAEDDPLDKGLSGIIAHLPKEPYGEQRGQHEDTALESLINNQDSSVFLTSHNSSVFLTKRLSKALWPPEQHYSTDVPPRSFWGEGEDLSTVPQPGLSQQPVTLHPTPYASSVAEGGEERSVEVELSLPQSTQYHRSASYRTTSQEHIQAPT